A DNA window from Turicibacter sp. TJ11 contains the following coding sequences:
- a CDS encoding class I SAM-dependent methyltransferase, whose amino-acid sequence MAYEAFSYYYDILMQDVPYHKWIAKTKQYLPIGSSILDVGCGTGTISILLAKEGYNVTGIDLSEDMLSLAYEKTLSEGLGIHYVQQDMCRLEGFSGFDGAVIYVDSLNYLKKDNEVFQTFVHLYESLKEGGILIFDVHSLFKVTEIFQDYLYADTNPDLTYIWHVCEGKYPYSIEHELTFFKREGDRYERFEETHYQRTFAIEEYKQWLEDIGFKILEISADFLDEAPTEESERIIFVAQK is encoded by the coding sequence ATGGCTTATGAAGCATTTTCATATTACTATGATATTTTAATGCAAGATGTTCCATATCATAAATGGATTGCTAAAACAAAGCAATATCTTCCGATCGGAAGTTCTATTTTAGACGTTGGATGTGGAACAGGAACCATTTCAATTCTTTTAGCTAAAGAAGGATATAATGTAACCGGAATTGACTTATCGGAGGATATGTTATCATTAGCGTATGAAAAAACATTATCTGAAGGATTAGGGATTCATTATGTCCAACAAGATATGTGTCGCTTAGAAGGATTTAGTGGATTTGATGGAGCGGTCATTTATGTCGATTCATTGAATTACTTGAAAAAAGATAATGAAGTGTTCCAAACCTTTGTTCATCTTTATGAAAGTTTAAAAGAGGGTGGCATTTTAATTTTTGATGTTCACTCACTATTTAAAGTCACTGAAATCTTTCAAGATTACTTATATGCTGATACAAACCCAGATTTAACATATATTTGGCATGTATGTGAAGGAAAATATCCATATAGTATCGAGCATGAACTAACATTCTTCAAACGTGAAGGCGATCGTTATGAGCGTTTCGAAGAAACGCATTACCAACGTACCTTCGCAATCGAAGAATATAAACAATGGTTAGAAGATATCGGATTTAAAATCTTAGAGATCTCAGCTGATTTCTTAGATGAAGCGCCGACAGAAGAAAGTGAGCGTATTATCTTCGTCGCACAAAAGTAA
- the rsfS gene encoding ribosome silencing factor, whose translation MENLSKFVKALDEKHAEDIVVLDMQNHSPIYDYMVITTAKNDRLAQGIIRELKDLEGTTDLTLKHIEGAHQAQWVLADFGRIIVHVFTPETRLEYNLEKLWADVPRVNVEGMLA comes from the coding sequence TTGGAAAACTTATCAAAATTCGTAAAAGCATTAGATGAAAAACATGCAGAAGATATCGTTGTTTTAGATATGCAAAATCATTCACCAATTTATGATTACATGGTGATTACAACGGCTAAAAATGATCGTTTAGCACAAGGGATCATTCGTGAATTAAAAGATTTAGAAGGAACAACAGACTTAACATTAAAGCACATTGAAGGTGCACATCAAGCACAATGGGTACTTGCTGATTTTGGACGTATCATTGTTCATGTCTTTACACCAGAAACTCGTCTTGAGTATAATTTAGAAAAATTATGGGCCGATGTGCCTCGTGTTAATGTTGAAGGGATGTTAGCATAA
- the yqeK gene encoding bis(5'-nucleosyl)-tetraphosphatase (symmetrical) YqeK yields MIDLNTLKLKVKEQLPTKRYDHTLGVVTTSIELANRYQAPVESVQIAALLHDIAKYVPNDRLKELLEQANETQYLTYSPLVWHAPAGAIVAKKDYQIEDLEILNAIKYHTTGKAAMTTLEKIVFLADYIEPGRSQPGVERIRQLATEDLNVAVAQTLSDTVAYLGAKGNGDIHPDTLAAYEYYRQYL; encoded by the coding sequence ATGATTGATTTAAACACATTAAAATTAAAAGTAAAAGAACAGCTGCCAACCAAGCGCTATGATCATACGTTAGGAGTTGTTACAACAAGTATCGAACTTGCTAATCGTTATCAAGCACCGGTGGAGTCCGTTCAAATCGCCGCTTTATTGCATGATATTGCAAAATATGTACCAAATGACCGTTTAAAAGAATTATTAGAACAGGCAAATGAGACACAGTATCTCACTTATAGCCCATTAGTTTGGCATGCACCAGCAGGTGCTATTGTCGCAAAAAAAGATTATCAAATTGAAGATTTAGAGATTTTGAATGCGATTAAATATCACACAACAGGTAAAGCAGCGATGACGACTCTTGAGAAAATTGTGTTTTTAGCCGATTATATAGAACCAGGTCGAAGTCAACCAGGTGTTGAAAGAATTCGTCAGTTAGCGACCGAGGATTTAAATGTCGCTGTCGCTCAGACACTTTCAGATACGGTTGCTTACTTAGGGGCTAAAGGAAATGGCGATATTCACCCAGACACATTAGCAGCGTATGAATACTATCGTCAATATTTATAA
- the yhbY gene encoding ribosome assembly RNA-binding protein YhbY → MLTGKQKSYLKGLAHTMQPIIQVGKNGVNDALIKTVYDALEARELIKISVLQNCFEEPKAIAAEIAEVINAEIIQVIGKTIVFYKESSKKKQIVLPK, encoded by the coding sequence ATGTTAACAGGAAAACAAAAAAGTTATTTAAAAGGATTAGCACATACGATGCAACCGATTATTCAAGTTGGAAAAAACGGTGTGAACGATGCGTTAATCAAAACGGTTTATGATGCATTAGAAGCGCGCGAATTAATTAAAATCTCAGTATTACAAAACTGCTTTGAAGAACCAAAAGCGATTGCAGCAGAAATTGCTGAAGTCATTAATGCTGAGATCATTCAAGTCATTGGGAAAACGATTGTTTTCTACAAAGAATCAAGTAAGAAAAAACAAATCGTCTTACCAAAATAG
- the yqeH gene encoding ribosome biogenesis GTPase YqeH: MEQLKCIGCGATIQTENPKEVGYTPKSSIEKMENQIIYCQRCFKLKHYNEIQDVSLTSDDFLKILQRVGDTDALVINIVDIFDFSGSMVTGISRHINGNDILLVGNKVDLLPKSVNKTKLNHWMRRSLKEMGLKPLDVALVSAAKGIGIDELMEMIEKYRKGRDVYIVGCTNVGKSTLVNRIIKRFTEEREDIITTSHFPGTTLDIIEIPLDDHTSIIDTPGIINEHQLAHYVSPKVLKEITPKKEIKAGVYQLNDQQTLFVGGLARMDFVKGERTSFITHFSNSLHIHRTKLEKADQLWANQAGQVLKPIVEENGTPMPLEKHVYRIGNEKTDIVISGLGWITVAGTGQEITVHAPKGVGVILRPSLI, translated from the coding sequence ATGGAACAGTTAAAATGTATCGGTTGCGGAGCAACTATTCAAACCGAAAATCCAAAAGAAGTTGGATATACTCCGAAATCAAGTATTGAAAAAATGGAAAATCAAATTATTTATTGTCAACGTTGTTTTAAGTTAAAACACTATAATGAAATTCAAGATGTTTCGTTAACAAGTGATGATTTCTTAAAAATTTTACAACGTGTTGGAGATACAGATGCTTTAGTCATTAATATCGTTGATATTTTTGATTTTTCTGGAAGTATGGTGACGGGAATTTCACGTCATATTAACGGAAATGATATTTTATTAGTAGGAAATAAAGTGGACTTGTTACCGAAGTCAGTTAATAAAACAAAATTAAATCATTGGATGCGTCGTTCATTAAAAGAGATGGGGCTTAAACCATTAGATGTTGCTTTAGTAAGTGCTGCTAAAGGAATTGGAATCGATGAACTGATGGAAATGATTGAAAAATACCGCAAAGGTCGTGACGTTTATATTGTTGGATGTACGAATGTTGGAAAATCAACATTAGTTAACCGTATTATTAAACGCTTTACAGAAGAACGTGAAGACATTATTACGACATCACATTTCCCTGGAACGACTCTCGATATTATTGAAATTCCATTAGATGATCACACCTCAATCATCGATACACCAGGGATTATTAATGAGCATCAGTTAGCACACTATGTCTCTCCTAAAGTTTTAAAAGAAATTACACCGAAAAAAGAAATTAAAGCGGGAGTTTATCAATTAAATGATCAGCAAACACTATTTGTTGGTGGATTAGCACGTATGGACTTTGTTAAAGGAGAACGTACATCATTTATCACGCATTTTTCTAATTCATTACATATCCATCGTACAAAATTAGAAAAAGCAGATCAATTATGGGCTAATCAAGCAGGACAAGTGTTAAAGCCAATCGTTGAAGAAAACGGAACGCCAATGCCGTTAGAAAAACATGTGTATCGAATTGGAAATGAAAAAACAGACATTGTGATTTCTGGATTAGGATGGATTACGGTAGCGGGAACAGGTCAAGAAATTACAGTTCATGCACCTAAAGGAGTTGGCGTTATCTTACGTCCATCGTTAATTTAA
- a CDS encoding YqeG family HAD IIIA-type phosphatase, which yields MLHHFIADEYVKDVFQIDLMALKNNGKRVILTDLDNTLVGASVKKPTQEIIDFLTNAQSLGFEVIIVSNNKKERVLHFAEDLSIKAAHHKALKPLKLKLRKILKQYDRNQVVMIGDQLMTDVLVAKRLGLYTILVEPIHLDSDENSTKFNRRLERFVVKQLKKRQLPTPPYLD from the coding sequence TTGCTTCATCATTTTATTGCCGATGAATATGTGAAAGATGTTTTCCAAATTGATTTAATGGCATTAAAAAACAATGGAAAGCGTGTGATTCTGACGGATCTTGATAATACATTAGTTGGTGCATCTGTAAAAAAACCAACTCAAGAAATTATTGATTTTTTAACAAATGCACAAAGTTTAGGATTTGAAGTGATTATCGTTTCAAATAATAAGAAAGAACGCGTTCTTCATTTTGCCGAAGATTTATCGATTAAAGCGGCACATCATAAAGCGTTAAAACCGTTAAAATTAAAATTACGTAAAATTTTAAAACAGTATGATCGCAATCAAGTCGTTATGATTGGAGATCAATTAATGACAGATGTGTTAGTCGCTAAGCGTTTAGGGTTATATACGATTTTAGTTGAACCGATTCATTTAGATTCAGATGAAAATTCAACAAAGTTTAATCGTCGTTTAGAGCGTTTTGTCGTGAAACAATTAAAGAAACGTCAGTTACCGACACCACCTTATTTAGATTAA
- the sigK gene encoding RNA polymerase sporulation sigma factor SigK yields the protein MFLFQFIASLFSNLIPLVGAINNQAFPNPLTAEEEEYYFNKMAEGDKEAREKLIEHNLRLVAHIVKKYQGQNDDKEDLISIGTIGLIKAIDSFSPDKGTKLATYAARCIDNEILMLFRSTKKMRNDVSLYDPIGYDKEGNEICLIDVVKDEEKDLNDVIIQQLAIEKVERNLDSLTQRERDIIVRRFGLNNQEEETQQEIAKSYGISRSYVSRIEKRALMKLYREFLKN from the coding sequence ATGTTTTTATTTCAATTTATTGCCTCACTCTTCTCTAATCTCATTCCACTTGTGGGGGCAATTAATAATCAAGCATTTCCTAATCCACTAACCGCAGAGGAAGAAGAATACTACTTCAACAAAATGGCAGAAGGCGATAAAGAGGCTCGCGAAAAGTTAATTGAACATAACTTAAGACTAGTAGCTCATATTGTAAAAAAATATCAAGGTCAAAATGACGACAAAGAAGATTTAATTTCTATCGGAACCATCGGACTCATTAAAGCCATTGACTCTTTTTCACCTGACAAAGGAACAAAGCTAGCCACCTATGCTGCTCGCTGCATTGATAACGAAATTTTAATGCTATTTAGATCCACTAAAAAAATGAGAAATGATGTTTCATTATACGATCCTATTGGATACGATAAAGAGGGAAATGAGATTTGTTTAATTGATGTGGTTAAAGATGAAGAGAAGGATTTAAATGATGTGATTATTCAACAGCTTGCTATTGAAAAAGTTGAACGCAACTTAGATTCACTGACTCAACGAGAACGCGACATTATTGTTCGTCGATTTGGACTTAATAATCAAGAAGAAGAAACACAACAAGAAATTGCTAAGTCTTATGGAATTTCTCGTAGTTATGTGTCACGCATTGAAAAACGTGCGTTGATGAAATTGTATCGAGAGTTTCTTAAAAACTAA
- a CDS encoding NAD(+) synthase yields the protein MYHNGFLKVATSSPKVTVGDPMANVEVMLKALQVAQDHEAGILVFPELSICGYTCGDLLFQTYLLQDVNEAIKTLLENNPFDGVLTVGAPISIQRNLYNCAIVIQKNQILGIIPKRYLPNDMEFYEERWFTRGYEIVKHYDEIEFLGRKVPFGDLIFENNEHNVSFGVEICQDLWVPSSPSQRLALNGADIILNLSTSNEVYQKNHLRRDLVRIQSLKLVAGYIYCSSGVYESTTDGVFGGHSMVSQNGTLLAESNIFSREELNVMFADLDISKIQFDRRRSSSFRQSAEDNMTYLKHVTFELVNCPTYKFEQSIDPTPFVPKKEEKEAFEEMMNIQMAGLAKRMEHTKAQTLLIGVSGGLDSTLALLLAAKTFDLIHMPRQNIIAYTIRGFGTSNRTNTNANQLMKTLGVTHHDIDLRESVLAHFETIGHDPNVVDITYENAQARERTNILMNLANKMNGLVLGTGNMSELALGWCTYNGDQMSNYAINAGIPKTLVKFMVKQFMLRETKNLTTNEEDAQLLQYTLGDILDTPISPELINTEQHTEEIIGKYEVHDFILYHMLNNGDTEDRIYALMKEAFKGEFEEEKLLEYLQIFFRRFYSQQFKRSAMPDGPKVLDVSLSPRTDWRMPSDASYRNRL from the coding sequence ATGTATCATAACGGATTTTTAAAAGTGGCGACCTCATCACCTAAAGTGACGGTTGGCGACCCAATGGCTAATGTAGAAGTCATGTTAAAAGCTTTACAAGTAGCACAAGATCATGAAGCAGGAATTTTAGTTTTCCCAGAACTTTCGATTTGTGGTTATACGTGTGGTGATTTATTATTTCAAACGTATTTATTACAAGATGTAAATGAAGCCATTAAAACATTACTAGAAAATAACCCATTTGATGGTGTTTTAACAGTTGGAGCACCTATTTCTATTCAAAGAAATTTATATAACTGTGCCATTGTCATTCAGAAAAATCAAATCTTAGGGATTATTCCAAAACGCTACTTACCTAATGATATGGAGTTTTATGAAGAACGTTGGTTCACACGTGGTTATGAGATTGTTAAACATTATGATGAAATTGAATTTTTAGGACGTAAAGTTCCATTTGGTGATTTAATTTTTGAAAACAATGAACATAATGTTTCATTTGGAGTGGAAATTTGTCAAGATTTATGGGTCCCATCTTCACCTAGTCAACGATTAGCCTTAAATGGGGCAGATATTATCTTAAATTTATCAACAAGTAATGAAGTTTATCAAAAAAATCACTTAAGACGTGATTTAGTTCGTATTCAAAGCTTGAAATTAGTAGCGGGTTATATCTACTGTTCATCAGGTGTTTATGAATCAACAACAGATGGTGTCTTTGGTGGTCATAGTATGGTTTCCCAAAATGGAACCTTACTTGCGGAGTCGAATATTTTTTCTCGTGAAGAGTTAAATGTGATGTTTGCTGATTTAGATATTTCAAAAATTCAATTTGATCGTCGTCGTTCCTCATCGTTTAGACAAAGTGCTGAAGATAATATGACGTATCTTAAACATGTAACGTTTGAGTTAGTTAACTGTCCAACTTACAAGTTTGAGCAATCGATTGATCCAACGCCATTTGTTCCTAAAAAAGAGGAAAAAGAAGCATTTGAAGAAATGATGAATATTCAAATGGCAGGTCTTGCTAAACGAATGGAACACACGAAGGCTCAAACCCTTTTAATTGGGGTTTCAGGTGGATTAGATTCAACATTAGCTTTATTGTTAGCGGCTAAAACGTTTGATTTAATCCATATGCCTCGTCAAAATATTATTGCTTATACAATTCGCGGATTTGGAACGTCTAATCGTACGAATACAAATGCCAATCAATTAATGAAAACATTAGGAGTAACTCATCATGATATTGACTTACGTGAATCCGTATTAGCTCATTTTGAAACGATTGGTCATGATCCAAATGTCGTTGATATTACGTATGAAAATGCTCAAGCTCGTGAACGTACGAATATTTTAATGAACTTAGCCAATAAGATGAATGGTCTAGTATTAGGAACGGGGAATATGTCTGAGTTAGCACTTGGATGGTGTACGTATAATGGCGATCAAATGTCAAATTATGCAATTAACGCAGGAATTCCTAAAACATTAGTTAAATTTATGGTGAAACAATTCATGTTACGTGAAACGAAAAATTTAACAACTAATGAGGAAGATGCTCAATTACTTCAATATACATTAGGTGATATTTTAGATACCCCTATTTCACCAGAATTAATTAATACGGAACAACATACAGAAGAGATCATTGGAAAATACGAAGTGCACGATTTTATTTTATATCACATGTTAAACAACGGTGATACAGAAGATCGTATCTATGCGTTAATGAAAGAAGCGTTTAAGGGAGAGTTTGAAGAAGAAAAATTATTAGAGTATTTACAAATCTTTTTCCGTCGTTTTTACTCCCAGCAATTTAAACGTTCAGCGATGCCAGATGGACCAAAAGTGTTGGATGTTTCACTCTCACCACGAACAGACTGGCGTATGCCGTCTGATGCAAGCTATCGCAATCGTTTATAA
- the nadD gene encoding nicotinate (nicotinamide) nucleotide adenylyltransferase — protein MIVVFGGSFNPPTIAHDQIAKHILKQTDCEQFFFLPVGDQYPKKGLISSHHRVNMLNLVCKQLPHASVSMIEVEADRVLTSFETLSIMKKQYPTQDIAFVIGADNLKDLPNWVQYEQLIQQFKIIVFRRDDIDVDQIIKTQFGLYYDQFIVLNSFGKMDVSSTMYRENLNRSDLVLACVDQYVKEHQLYGRGE, from the coding sequence ATGATCGTTGTCTTTGGTGGTTCCTTTAATCCCCCAACGATTGCACATGATCAGATTGCTAAACATATTTTAAAGCAAACAGATTGTGAACAGTTTTTCTTTTTACCTGTTGGGGACCAATATCCTAAGAAAGGTTTAATTTCATCACATCATCGAGTGAATATGTTAAACCTTGTTTGTAAACAGCTACCACATGCATCCGTTTCAATGATTGAAGTCGAAGCAGATCGCGTCTTAACAAGTTTTGAGACATTAAGCATCATGAAAAAACAGTATCCAACTCAAGACATTGCATTTGTGATTGGGGCCGATAATTTAAAAGATTTACCTAACTGGGTTCAATACGAGCAATTAATTCAACAGTTTAAAATCATCGTCTTTAGACGAGATGATATTGACGTTGATCAGATTATAAAAACACAATTTGGGCTTTATTACGATCAATTCATTGTCTTAAATTCATTTGGAAAAATGGACGTGTCATCAACGATGTATCGTGAAAATTTAAATCGATCAGACCTTGTTTTAGCGTGTGTCGATCAGTATGTTAAAGAACATCAATTGTATGGAAGAGGTGAGTAA
- the mtnN gene encoding 5'-methylthioadenosine/S-adenosylhomocysteine nucleosidase, whose product MTIAIIGAMEEEVTLLREAMTVEEVKTIAHVEFTKGTLNDKEVVLLKSGIGKVNVAIATTLLFEHYDIDYVINTGSAGGLHPQANIGDVVVSNGTLYHDVDVTGFNYAYGQVPGMPAVYESDADLMKKTEEVLQKANKTYWLGQIGTGDSFINRPDQMEFIKTNCPSVVATEMEAAAVAQVCHHYEKPFIIVRALSDIAGKESHISFNEFLAVAAKESSQMVTELVAMI is encoded by the coding sequence ATGACGATTGCAATTATTGGTGCCATGGAAGAAGAAGTCACGTTATTACGTGAAGCAATGACTGTTGAAGAAGTTAAAACCATTGCACATGTTGAATTTACAAAAGGAACATTAAATGATAAAGAAGTTGTTCTATTAAAAAGCGGAATCGGAAAAGTCAATGTTGCGATTGCAACAACGTTATTATTTGAACATTACGATATCGATTATGTGATCAATACAGGATCAGCGGGAGGATTACACCCTCAAGCAAATATCGGAGATGTTGTCGTTTCTAATGGGACGTTATATCATGATGTCGATGTCACAGGATTTAACTATGCTTACGGACAAGTTCCGGGAATGCCTGCTGTTTATGAATCAGACGCTGATTTAATGAAAAAAACAGAAGAAGTATTACAAAAAGCAAATAAAACATATTGGCTAGGGCAAATTGGGACAGGGGATTCATTCATTAATCGTCCTGATCAAATGGAATTCATTAAAACGAACTGTCCATCAGTTGTAGCGACTGAAATGGAAGCAGCTGCGGTGGCACAAGTTTGTCATCATTATGAAAAACCATTTATTATTGTCCGCGCGTTATCAGATATCGCTGGAAAAGAATCACACATTTCCTTTAATGAATTTTTAGCGGTTGCAGCAAAAGAATCTTCACAAATGGTCACAGAATTAGTGGCAATGATCTAA
- the greA gene encoding transcription elongation factor GreA: MKEKQQHLTLEGIKKFQDELDHLTQVRMEEIKVKLQEARAQGDLSENAEYDAAREEQAMVYERIQELQYILKNAVVIESDEDSDVITIGSTVTFREESTSEDVTYKIVGSAEANPFDAKISNESPIAQALMGKRQGDTAMVSTPKGVITVAIVNVQ, translated from the coding sequence ATGAAAGAAAAACAACAACATTTAACCCTTGAAGGGATTAAAAAGTTTCAAGATGAATTAGATCACTTAACGCAAGTGCGTATGGAAGAAATTAAAGTTAAATTACAAGAAGCTCGTGCACAAGGGGACCTTTCAGAAAATGCTGAGTATGATGCAGCACGTGAAGAACAAGCAATGGTCTATGAGCGTATTCAAGAATTACAATACATTTTAAAAAATGCAGTTGTTATTGAATCAGATGAAGATAGCGACGTGATTACTATCGGATCAACAGTAACATTCCGTGAGGAATCAACATCAGAAGACGTAACATATAAAATTGTAGGTAGCGCTGAGGCAAATCCATTTGATGCAAAAATCTCAAATGAATCTCCTATTGCTCAAGCTTTAATGGGTAAACGTCAGGGTGATACAGCAATGGTTTCAACGCCAAAAGGTGTTATTACAGTTGCTATTGTTAATGTTCAATAA
- the udk gene encoding uridine kinase → MNKPLIIGVAGGTASGKTSVSRILYDAFSDRTITLLRQDDYYNDQSHMTMEERVKTNYDHPLSMDNELLVKHLKKLMLGYSIEKPIYDYTQHTRSEETEKIEPTKIIIVEGLFVLEDVKIRELLDIKIFVESDDDIRFIRRLLRDTTERGRTIDSVISQYIESVKPMHEQFVEPTKKYADIIVPDGKTNTVAIDLLITKINSILNA, encoded by the coding sequence ATGAATAAACCATTAATTATCGGTGTTGCTGGTGGAACAGCCTCTGGAAAAACAAGTGTATCACGTATTTTATATGATGCCTTCTCAGATCGTACCATTACCTTACTAAGACAAGATGATTACTATAATGATCAAAGTCACATGACAATGGAAGAACGTGTCAAAACGAATTACGATCATCCACTATCAATGGATAATGAATTATTAGTTAAACATTTAAAAAAATTAATGTTAGGTTACTCAATCGAGAAGCCAATTTATGATTATACGCAACATACGCGTAGTGAAGAAACAGAAAAAATAGAGCCAACAAAAATTATTATTGTTGAAGGTTTATTCGTTTTAGAAGATGTAAAAATTCGTGAATTATTAGATATTAAGATCTTTGTTGAGAGTGATGATGATATTCGCTTTATTCGTCGTTTATTACGCGATACAACAGAACGTGGCCGTACGATTGATTCAGTGATTTCACAATACATTGAATCGGTTAAACCGATGCATGAACAATTCGTTGAACCCACTAAAAAATATGCGGACATCATTGTTCCGGATGGAAAAACAAACACGGTAGCTATTGACTTATTAATCACAAAAATTAATAGTATTTTAAATGCTTAA
- a CDS encoding U32 family peptidase has product MARKPVSAIVDGKRIIVKKPELLAPAGSLEKLKIAVMYGADAVFIGGREFGLRSNAQNFSLDEIREGVEFAKQYGSKIYITTNIIAHNENMEGLEAYLKALGEIDVAGIIVADPLIIETCKRVAPNVEVHLSTQQSTMNHMAVKFWQQEGLHRVVLARETTKEEIKEIMEKTDVEIEAFVHGAMCIAYSGRCTLSNHMTARDSNRGGCCQSCRWEYDLVKGQNDEMTSLFKEDDIKFAMSPKDLNLLRSVPEMIELGIDSLKIEGRMKSIHYVATVVSTYRKLIDLYCEDPDHFVFNEDLLVELSKCANRETAPAFFEGIPSHEEQMFNNRDEHPTQEFIGLVLDYNDETQEVTLQQRNHFRLGERVEFFGPKIETQIMTINELYDERGEALDVARHPKQILKFKVPFKLYPNDMMRKHVK; this is encoded by the coding sequence ATGGCAAGAAAACCAGTATCAGCAATCGTTGATGGCAAACGCATCATCGTAAAAAAACCAGAATTGTTAGCTCCAGCCGGTTCACTTGAAAAATTAAAGATTGCCGTTATGTATGGTGCTGATGCAGTCTTTATTGGTGGACGCGAGTTTGGTTTACGCTCAAATGCCCAAAACTTTTCATTAGATGAAATCCGTGAAGGGGTCGAATTTGCAAAACAATACGGATCAAAAATTTATATTACGACTAACATCATTGCTCACAATGAGAATATGGAAGGGTTAGAAGCGTATTTAAAAGCATTAGGTGAAATTGATGTAGCGGGAATTATTGTTGCAGACCCATTAATCATTGAAACATGTAAACGTGTCGCTCCAAATGTTGAAGTTCATTTAAGTACGCAGCAATCAACAATGAATCATATGGCGGTTAAGTTTTGGCAACAGGAAGGACTTCACCGTGTCGTTTTAGCCCGTGAAACAACAAAAGAAGAAATCAAAGAGATCATGGAAAAAACGGATGTTGAAATTGAGGCCTTCGTTCATGGAGCGATGTGTATTGCGTATTCAGGACGCTGCACGTTATCAAATCATATGACAGCCCGTGACTCAAACCGTGGAGGGTGCTGTCAATCATGTCGTTGGGAATATGATTTAGTTAAAGGTCAAAACGACGAAATGACGTCATTATTTAAAGAAGATGACATTAAGTTTGCCATGAGTCCAAAAGACTTAAACTTATTACGTTCAGTTCCAGAAATGATTGAACTTGGAATTGATAGTTTAAAAATCGAAGGACGAATGAAATCTATTCATTATGTAGCGACAGTTGTTAGCACGTATCGTAAATTAATTGATTTATATTGTGAAGATCCTGATCATTTTGTGTTCAATGAAGACTTATTAGTTGAGTTATCAAAATGTGCAAATCGTGAAACAGCGCCCGCTTTCTTTGAAGGGATTCCATCACATGAAGAGCAAATGTTTAATAATCGTGATGAGCATCCAACACAAGAGTTCATTGGATTAGTTTTAGATTATAATGATGAAACACAAGAAGTGACGTTACAACAACGAAATCATTTCCGTCTGGGAGAACGTGTGGAATTTTTCGGACCAAAGATTGAGACACAAATCATGACGATTAATGAATTGTATGATGAACGAGGAGAAGCACTGGATGTGGCTCGTCATCCAAAACAAATTTTAAAATTCAAAGTTCCGTTTAAGTTATATCCAAATGATATGATGCGTAAACACGTTAAATAA